A single window of Rhizobium sp. SL42 DNA harbors:
- the mtaB gene encoding tRNA (N(6)-L-threonylcarbamoyladenosine(37)-C(2))-methylthiotransferase MtaB, whose translation MSGIDVITFGCRLNTYESEVMKAEAARAGLNNAILVNTCAVTGEAVKQARQAIRRARRENPDTRIIVTGCAAQTDAAGFAAMPEVDAVLGNEEKLQAETYRRLPDFGVSAEEKLRVNDIMSVTETAPQMVGHIDGHVRGFLQVQNGCDHRCTFCIIPYGRGNSRSVPMGAVVAQARRLVENGYRELVLTGVDATSYGADLPGRPTLGQLAKTLLKQVPEILRLRLSSIDSIEVDRHLFDLIADEPRFMPHLHLSLQHGDDLILKRMKRRHSSADALAFARQVRDLRPGFAFGADMIAGFPTETEEMAANSARLAEAIGIAHLHVFPYSPRPGTPAARMPQHDRAVVKARASALRAVAERLHVAHLDRLTGTRQMLLVERNEMAHTEDFTFVSAPGFTPGMLAEVSIGGHNGRHLTIASATAASAAA comes from the coding sequence GTGAGCGGCATCGACGTCATCACCTTCGGCTGTCGCCTCAACACCTACGAATCCGAAGTGATGAAGGCCGAAGCCGCCAGGGCCGGGCTGAACAACGCCATTCTGGTCAATACCTGTGCCGTCACCGGCGAGGCCGTGAAGCAGGCCCGCCAGGCGATCCGCCGTGCGCGCCGCGAAAACCCCGACACCCGCATCATCGTGACCGGCTGCGCCGCCCAGACGGATGCAGCAGGCTTTGCCGCCATGCCGGAAGTCGATGCCGTGCTCGGCAACGAGGAGAAGCTGCAGGCCGAGACCTATCGCCGGCTACCGGATTTCGGTGTCTCGGCCGAAGAAAAGCTGCGCGTCAACGACATCATGAGCGTGACCGAGACTGCACCGCAGATGGTTGGTCATATCGATGGCCATGTCCGTGGCTTCCTGCAGGTGCAGAATGGCTGCGACCATCGCTGCACCTTCTGCATCATCCCCTATGGCCGCGGCAATTCCCGCTCGGTCCCGATGGGCGCCGTGGTCGCGCAGGCCCGCAGGCTGGTGGAAAACGGCTATCGCGAACTGGTGCTGACCGGCGTTGATGCCACCAGCTACGGCGCCGACCTGCCCGGCAGGCCAACGCTCGGACAACTGGCCAAGACGCTGCTGAAACAGGTGCCGGAAATACTCAGGCTGCGGCTGTCCTCGATCGACAGCATCGAGGTCGACCGGCATCTTTTCGACCTGATCGCCGACGAGCCGCGTTTCATGCCGCACCTGCATCTGTCGCTGCAGCATGGCGACGACCTGATCCTGAAGCGCATGAAGCGCCGTCATTCCAGTGCGGATGCGCTCGCTTTCGCCCGACAGGTCCGTGACCTTCGCCCTGGATTCGCCTTCGGCGCAGACATGATCGCCGGCTTTCCGACGGAGACGGAGGAGATGGCCGCCAATTCCGCGCGCCTGGCAGAGGCGATCGGCATCGCCCATCTGCATGTCTTTCCCTACAGCCCCCGCCCCGGAACGCCGGCGGCCCGCATGCCGCAGCACGACCGCGCCGTGGTCAAGGCGCGCGCCTCCGCTTTGCGCGCCGTGGCCGAGCGCTTGCATGTGGCCCACCTCGACCGTCTGACGGGCACGCGACAAATGCTGCTGGTCGAACGCAACGAAATGGCCCATACGGAAGACTTCACCTTCGTCTCAGCGCCGGGCTTTACGCCGGGCATGCTGGCCGAAGTTTCGATCGGCGGCCACAATGGCCGCCATCTGACGATTGCATCGGCAACGGCCGCCAGCGCTGCAGCCTGA
- the ftsY gene encoding signal recognition particle-docking protein FtsY, whose translation MALGFIRKVFTFGKEKPSESVVEPIDDKALPPEVEAAIIAESEPHDHVEDLPLAEDPVLAEEIDTAGGPAPDLAEEPPLLGAPEPITAENDLAIVPLELLKAEEAAGQQGVADAEPAAVDMPVFHENPVQPADIPHGEITETVDAEPVPAPLALPKGFATADSLPVEPVAAAPATKLTWFQRLTAGLFRTSSQLTSQITALFTKRKLDEETLEELEDLLIQADLGVETALRVTDTLSSERYGKDVTGEDVTRIMAGEITKVLKPVAKPLALDLNHKPHVILVVGVNGTGKTTTIGKLAAKLSGSGLKVMLAAGDTFRAAAIEQLKIWADRTGSTFVGTRLGADASGLAYDAFERARAEKADVLIIDTAGRLQNKTELMAELEKIVRVLGKLDPDAPHTVLQTLDATTGQNAMNQVEIFRNVAGVNGLIMTKLDGTARGGILVAIAAKHKLPVYFIGVGEGVDDLEPFEAEDFASAIAGIAR comes from the coding sequence ATGGCTCTCGGTTTCATCAGGAAAGTCTTCACCTTCGGCAAGGAAAAGCCGTCCGAATCGGTTGTGGAGCCTATTGACGACAAGGCGCTGCCGCCCGAGGTCGAGGCCGCGATCATCGCCGAAAGCGAACCGCATGACCATGTCGAGGACCTGCCGCTGGCGGAAGACCCGGTCCTTGCCGAAGAGATCGACACCGCAGGCGGCCCGGCACCGGATCTCGCGGAAGAACCCCCGCTGCTAGGCGCGCCTGAGCCGATAACGGCGGAAAACGATCTGGCAATCGTGCCGCTGGAGTTGCTGAAAGCCGAAGAAGCGGCCGGGCAGCAGGGCGTCGCCGACGCCGAGCCGGCAGCGGTCGACATGCCTGTATTCCATGAAAACCCGGTCCAGCCGGCGGATATCCCGCATGGCGAGATCACCGAAACCGTCGATGCAGAACCGGTGCCGGCACCGCTTGCGCTGCCGAAGGGCTTTGCCACGGCGGACAGCCTGCCGGTCGAACCGGTGGCTGCGGCTCCGGCGACTAAGCTGACCTGGTTCCAGCGCCTGACGGCCGGCCTGTTTCGCACATCCTCGCAACTCACCAGCCAGATCACAGCGCTGTTCACCAAGCGCAAGCTGGACGAAGAAACGCTTGAAGAACTGGAAGACCTTCTGATCCAGGCCGATCTCGGCGTCGAGACCGCGCTCCGTGTCACTGACACGTTGTCATCAGAGCGCTACGGCAAGGACGTGACCGGCGAGGACGTGACCCGGATCATGGCCGGCGAGATCACCAAGGTGCTCAAGCCGGTCGCCAAACCGCTGGCGCTCGACCTCAATCACAAGCCGCATGTCATTCTGGTGGTCGGCGTCAACGGTACCGGCAAGACCACCACGATCGGCAAGCTCGCCGCAAAACTCTCGGGCTCCGGCCTGAAGGTCATGCTGGCCGCCGGCGACACATTCCGTGCAGCAGCGATCGAACAGCTGAAGATCTGGGCCGACCGCACCGGCTCCACCTTCGTCGGCACCAGGCTTGGCGCCGATGCCTCAGGCCTCGCCTATGATGCCTTCGAGCGCGCCAGGGCCGAAAAGGCCGATGTGCTGATCATCGACACGGCCGGCAGGCTGCAGAACAAGACCGAGCTGATGGCCGAGCTGGAAAAGATCGTCCGCGTGCTCGGCAAGCTCGATCCCGACGCGCCGCATACCGTGCTGCAGACGCTGGACGCGACCACCGGCCAGAACGCGATGAACCAGGTCGAGATCTTCCGCAATGTCGCCGGCGTCAACGGCCTGATCATGACCAAGCTGGACGGCACGGCCCGCGGCGGCATTCTTGTCGCCATTGCCGCCAAGCACAAACTGCCGGTCTATTTCATCGGCGTTGGCGAAGGCGTCGACGACCTCGAGCCCTTCGAGGCCGAGGATTTCGCCAGCGCCATTGCAGGCATCGCCCGATGA
- the dapF gene encoding diaminopimelate epimerase produces MDNRVDFAKMNGLGNKILVVDMRGRTDRVTPAAAISLAADTETRFDQIMAIHDPKIDGTDAYIDILNCDGTKAQACGNGTRCVVQALAAETGRKTFTFQTIAGILNAAEHADGTISVDMGKPVFEWDRIPLAEEFYDTSKIELQIGPIDAPVLHSPSVMSMGNPHAIFWIDRDPMDFDLERFGPLLENHPIFPEKANITLAHVTSKTTMTTRTWERGAGLTLACGSAACAAAVSGARTGRTDRKVTITVASSPDRGSLTIEWRESDSKVIMTGPAEWEWSGSVDPVGGNWQRDTDNGGSIVGASAS; encoded by the coding sequence ATGGACAATCGGGTCGACTTCGCGAAGATGAACGGGCTTGGCAACAAGATCCTGGTCGTCGACATGCGCGGCCGCACGGATCGTGTCACCCCGGCAGCGGCCATTTCGCTGGCTGCCGATACTGAAACCCGGTTCGACCAGATCATGGCGATCCACGATCCGAAGATCGATGGCACCGACGCCTATATCGACATTCTCAACTGCGATGGCACGAAGGCCCAGGCTTGCGGCAATGGCACGCGCTGCGTCGTGCAGGCGCTGGCCGCGGAAACCGGCCGCAAGACCTTCACCTTCCAGACCATTGCCGGCATTTTGAACGCCGCCGAACATGCCGACGGAACCATTTCGGTCGACATGGGCAAACCCGTCTTCGAATGGGACCGCATCCCGCTGGCGGAAGAGTTCTACGATACAAGCAAGATCGAGTTGCAGATCGGCCCGATCGACGCACCGGTCCTGCATTCTCCATCGGTGATGTCGATGGGCAATCCGCATGCGATCTTCTGGATCGACCGGGACCCGATGGACTTCGATCTGGAACGCTTCGGCCCGCTGCTGGAAAACCATCCGATTTTTCCCGAAAAGGCCAATATCACCCTGGCTCACGTCACGTCCAAGACCACGATGACCACCCGTACCTGGGAGCGCGGTGCCGGCCTGACACTCGCCTGTGGCTCTGCCGCCTGCGCGGCGGCGGTTTCGGGCGCACGCACCGGCCGTACCGACCGCAAGGTGACGATTACCGTCGCATCGAGTCCCGATCGTGGATCCCTGACGATCGAATGGCGCGAAAGCGATAGCAAGGTGATCATGACCGGTCCTGCCGAATGGGAATGGTCCGGATCTGTCGATCCTGTCGGCGGCAACTGGCAACGCGACACGGACAATGGCGGCAGTATCGTCGGGGCCTCCGCCTCGTGA
- a CDS encoding septation protein A, translating into MTAHSSDIEASPAEKHHPMLKMALELGPLLVFFFGNLRGEWLAKTFPALTAVGGPLFIATALFMVATIASLIASKLIFKHLPIMPFVSGIVVMVFGTLSIWLQDETFIKMKPTIVNSLFGVVLLGGLLFGKSLLGYVFNAAFQLDAEGWRKLTLRWGIFFLFLAVINELVWRNFSNDVWVNFKVWGTMPITILFTLAQMPLIMKHSLEDEAAGRQE; encoded by the coding sequence ATGACCGCCCATTCCAGCGACATCGAGGCGAGCCCGGCCGAGAAGCATCATCCGATGTTGAAGATGGCCCTCGAGCTTGGCCCCTTGCTCGTCTTCTTCTTCGGCAACCTGCGCGGCGAATGGCTGGCCAAGACCTTTCCGGCCCTGACCGCTGTCGGCGGCCCGCTATTCATCGCAACCGCGCTGTTCATGGTGGCGACGATCGCATCGCTGATTGCCTCGAAACTGATCTTCAAGCACCTGCCGATCATGCCCTTTGTCTCGGGCATCGTTGTCATGGTGTTTGGCACACTGTCGATCTGGCTGCAGGACGAGACCTTCATCAAGATGAAGCCGACCATCGTCAACTCGCTGTTCGGCGTGGTCCTGCTCGGGGGGCTGCTGTTCGGCAAATCGCTGCTCGGCTATGTCTTCAATGCCGCCTTCCAGCTTGATGCGGAAGGGTGGCGGAAGCTGACACTGCGCTGGGGCATATTCTTCCTGTTCCTCGCCGTGATCAACGAACTTGTCTGGCGCAATTTCTCCAATGATGTCTGGGTGAATTTCAAGGTGTGGGGCACCATGCCGATCACCATCCTGTTCACCCTCGCCCAGATGCCGCTGATCATGAAGCACTCGCTTGAAGATGAAGCCGCAGGCCGCCAGGAATGA